A region from the Canis lupus baileyi chromosome 27, mCanLup2.hap1, whole genome shotgun sequence genome encodes:
- the P2RX4 gene encoding P2X purinoceptor 4 isoform X1: protein MAGCCAALAPFLFEYDTPRIVLIRSRKVGLMNRAVQLLILAYVIGWVFVWEKGYQETDSVVSSVTTKAKGVTVTNTSILGFRVWDVADYVVPVQEENSLFIMTNMIITLNQTQGLCPELPDKTTVCKSDANCVAGSSGTHSNGIATGKCVLFNGTVKTCEVAAWCPVEDDTHVPEPAFLKAAENFTLLVKNNIWYPKFNFSKRNILPNITTTYLKSCIYDAVTDPFCPIFRLGKIVESAGHSFQDMAIEGGIMGIQINWNCNLDRTSSLCLPRYSFRRLDTRDVDHNVSPGYNFRFAKYYSDLTGAERRTLIKAYGIRFDIIVFGKAGKFDIIPTMINIGSGLALLGVATVLCDIIVLYCMKKRYYYREKKYKYVEDYEQGLGGEMDQ, encoded by the exons ATGGCGGGCTGCTGCGCGGCGCTGGCCCCCTTCCTGTTCGAGTACGACACGCCGCGCATCGTGCTCATCCGCAGCCGTAAAGTGGGGCTCATGAACCGGGCCGTGCAGCTGCTCATCCTGGCCTACGTCATCGG GTGGGTGTTTGTGTGGGAAAAAGGCTACCAGGAAACAGATTCTGTGGTCAGCTCAGTTACTACCAAAGCCAAAGGCGTGACTGTAACCAACACTTCGATACTTGGATTCCGGGTCTGGGATGTGGCGGATTATGTGGTTCCAGTTCAG GAAGAAAACTCCCTCTTCATCATGACCAACATGATCATTACCTTGAACCAGACCCAGGGCCTCTGTCCTGAG cttccagatAAGACCACTGTGTGTAAATCAGATGCCAACTGTGTTGCTGGCTCTTCAGGCACCCACAGCAATG GAATTGCAACAGGAAAATGCGTGCTTTTCAATGGGACTGTAAAGACATGCGAGGTGGCAGCCTGGTGCCCAGTGGAGGACGACACACATGTGCCAGA acctgCTTTTCTAAAGGCTGCAGAAAACTTCACTCTTTTGGTTAAGAACAACATCTGGTATCCCAAATTTAATTTCAGCAA GAGGAATATTCTTCCGAACATCACTACAACCTACCTCAAATCGTGCATTTATGATGCTGTAACAGATCCCTTCTGCCCCATATTCCGTCTTGGCAAAATAGTGGAGAGCGCAGGGCACAGCTTCCAAGACATGGCCATCGAG GGAGGCATCATGGGCATTCAGATCAACTGGAACTGCAACCTGGACAGaacctcctccctctgcctgcccaggTACTCCTTCCGCCGCCTGGACACCCGGGATGTGGACCACAATGTGTCCCCTGGTTACAATTTCAG GTTTGCCAAGTACTACAGTGACCTGACTGGTGCTGAGCGCCGCACGCTCATCAAGGCCTACGGCATCCGCTTCGACATCATAGTGTTCGGAAAG GCTGGGAAATTTGACATCATCCCCACCATGATCAACATCGGCTCTGGTTTGGCGCTCTTAGGGGTG GCAACAGTGCTATGTGACATCATTGTCCTCTACTGCATGAAGAAAAGATACTACTACCGGGAGAAGAAATATAAGTATGTGGAGGATTATGAGCAG GGTCTTGGTGGAGAGATGGACCAGTGA
- the P2RX4 gene encoding P2X purinoceptor 4 isoform X2 encodes MAGCCAALAPFLFEYDTPRIVLIRSRKVGLMNRAVQLLILAYVIGWVFVWEKGYQETDSVVSSVTTKAKGVTVTNTSILGFRVWDVADYVVPVQLPDKTTVCKSDANCVAGSSGTHSNGIATGKCVLFNGTVKTCEVAAWCPVEDDTHVPEPAFLKAAENFTLLVKNNIWYPKFNFSKRNILPNITTTYLKSCIYDAVTDPFCPIFRLGKIVESAGHSFQDMAIEGGIMGIQINWNCNLDRTSSLCLPRYSFRRLDTRDVDHNVSPGYNFRFAKYYSDLTGAERRTLIKAYGIRFDIIVFGKAGKFDIIPTMINIGSGLALLGVATVLCDIIVLYCMKKRYYYREKKYKYVEDYEQGLGGEMDQ; translated from the exons ATGGCGGGCTGCTGCGCGGCGCTGGCCCCCTTCCTGTTCGAGTACGACACGCCGCGCATCGTGCTCATCCGCAGCCGTAAAGTGGGGCTCATGAACCGGGCCGTGCAGCTGCTCATCCTGGCCTACGTCATCGG GTGGGTGTTTGTGTGGGAAAAAGGCTACCAGGAAACAGATTCTGTGGTCAGCTCAGTTACTACCAAAGCCAAAGGCGTGACTGTAACCAACACTTCGATACTTGGATTCCGGGTCTGGGATGTGGCGGATTATGTGGTTCCAGTTCAG cttccagatAAGACCACTGTGTGTAAATCAGATGCCAACTGTGTTGCTGGCTCTTCAGGCACCCACAGCAATG GAATTGCAACAGGAAAATGCGTGCTTTTCAATGGGACTGTAAAGACATGCGAGGTGGCAGCCTGGTGCCCAGTGGAGGACGACACACATGTGCCAGA acctgCTTTTCTAAAGGCTGCAGAAAACTTCACTCTTTTGGTTAAGAACAACATCTGGTATCCCAAATTTAATTTCAGCAA GAGGAATATTCTTCCGAACATCACTACAACCTACCTCAAATCGTGCATTTATGATGCTGTAACAGATCCCTTCTGCCCCATATTCCGTCTTGGCAAAATAGTGGAGAGCGCAGGGCACAGCTTCCAAGACATGGCCATCGAG GGAGGCATCATGGGCATTCAGATCAACTGGAACTGCAACCTGGACAGaacctcctccctctgcctgcccaggTACTCCTTCCGCCGCCTGGACACCCGGGATGTGGACCACAATGTGTCCCCTGGTTACAATTTCAG GTTTGCCAAGTACTACAGTGACCTGACTGGTGCTGAGCGCCGCACGCTCATCAAGGCCTACGGCATCCGCTTCGACATCATAGTGTTCGGAAAG GCTGGGAAATTTGACATCATCCCCACCATGATCAACATCGGCTCTGGTTTGGCGCTCTTAGGGGTG GCAACAGTGCTATGTGACATCATTGTCCTCTACTGCATGAAGAAAAGATACTACTACCGGGAGAAGAAATATAAGTATGTGGAGGATTATGAGCAG GGTCTTGGTGGAGAGATGGACCAGTGA